A window from Drosophila yakuba strain Tai18E2 chromosome 3L, Prin_Dyak_Tai18E2_2.1, whole genome shotgun sequence encodes these proteins:
- the LOC6533459 gene encoding zinc finger protein 853 isoform X2, whose protein sequence is MRLSNLHWIVQLSVIICAIGIEAQPSGMKSREKMHSFQNGDFEGNACVNSFAKRRMQRSNSEGLLDPGSIASGMGFQPADDHNVMNTCQVGPNLAAQSISPAVPVSPISDLYQSIWQQQPQQTELQNQQQHQPLGCGVSKFSQQGTPNAYFEQDESEQRRQELRNLVQHLYVAQARVQLEATEIRKAQSVASAAQGQLEESANHVRSITASLHTAQQEVAASAIRAQIAQLQLAAHDQLLFAARQDVDALSSQMVGLQAAEGIVQPKLTVDLHALLDKLKQPLQHYDRPTAVPMIAPSPPGTASHQQQLLLQQQQQMGQVQGQEQGQGQSPTQGQVPAIPSNGATPNDFISLPRVQHYANLDYT, encoded by the exons ATGCGCCTAAGCAATCTCCATTGGATCG TTCAACTGTCTGTAATAATCTGCGCAATCGGCATAGAAGCTCAACCAAGTGGTATGAAGAGTCGCGAAAAGATGCATTCCTTTCAGAACGGAGACTTCGAGGGAAATGCCTGTGTAAATTCTTTTGCGAAGCGAAGAATGCAGCGGTCAAATTCTGAAGGTCTGCTGGATCCTGGTTCAATTG CTTCTGGCATGGGCTTTCAGCCAGCCGATGATCATAACGTGATGAACACCTGCCAAGTGGGCCCCAATCTCGCTGCCCAGAGTATATCTCCAGCTGTGCCTGTATCGCCCATTTCCGACTTGTACCAATCAATCtggcagcagcaaccgcaacAGACGGAGTTGcagaaccagcagcagcaccagccaCTTGGTTGCGGTGTAAGCAAGTTCAGCCAGCAGGGAACACCCAATGCCTACTTCGAGCAGGATGAATCGGAGCAGAGACGCCAGGAGCTGCGCAACCTCGTCCAGCATCTGTACGTGGCCCAGGCGAGGGTACAACTGGAGGCCACCGAGATCAGGAAGGCACAGTCGGTGGCCTCAGCGGCACAGGGGCAGCTTGAGGAGTCCGCCAACCATGTGCGCAGCATCACCGCCTCCTTGCACACGGCCCAGCAGGAAGTGGCTGCCTCGGCGATTCGGGCTCAGATTGCCCAACTGCAGTTGGCGGCCCATGATCAGCTGCTGTTCGCCGCTCGCCAGGATGTGGACGCGCTGTCCTCGCAAATGGTGGGTCTCCAGGCGGCGGAGGGCATCGTTCAGCCGAAACTCACCGTGGATCTGCATGCGCTTCTGGACAAGCTGAAGCAGCCATTGCAGCACTATGATCGGCCCACAGCCGTTCCCATGATTGCACCTAGCCCGCCGGGAACGGCAAGTCATCAGCAACAGCTGCtcttgcagcagcagcagcagatgggGCAGGTGCAAGGTCAGGAACAGGGCCAAGGACAGAGTCCAACCCAGGGCCAGGTGCCTGCGATTCCCTCAAATGGAGCTACTCCCAACGATTTCATCAGCTTGCCCAGGGTTCAGCACTATGCCAACTTGGATTACACTTAG
- the LOC6533459 gene encoding zinc finger protein 853 isoform X1, with translation MRLSNLHWIAVQLSVIICAIGIEAQPSGMKSREKMHSFQNGDFEGNACVNSFAKRRMQRSNSEGLLDPGSIASGMGFQPADDHNVMNTCQVGPNLAAQSISPAVPVSPISDLYQSIWQQQPQQTELQNQQQHQPLGCGVSKFSQQGTPNAYFEQDESEQRRQELRNLVQHLYVAQARVQLEATEIRKAQSVASAAQGQLEESANHVRSITASLHTAQQEVAASAIRAQIAQLQLAAHDQLLFAARQDVDALSSQMVGLQAAEGIVQPKLTVDLHALLDKLKQPLQHYDRPTAVPMIAPSPPGTASHQQQLLLQQQQQMGQVQGQEQGQGQSPTQGQVPAIPSNGATPNDFISLPRVQHYANLDYT, from the exons ATGCGCCTAAGCAATCTCCATTGGATCG CAGTTCAACTGTCTGTAATAATCTGCGCAATCGGCATAGAAGCTCAACCAAGTGGTATGAAGAGTCGCGAAAAGATGCATTCCTTTCAGAACGGAGACTTCGAGGGAAATGCCTGTGTAAATTCTTTTGCGAAGCGAAGAATGCAGCGGTCAAATTCTGAAGGTCTGCTGGATCCTGGTTCAATTG CTTCTGGCATGGGCTTTCAGCCAGCCGATGATCATAACGTGATGAACACCTGCCAAGTGGGCCCCAATCTCGCTGCCCAGAGTATATCTCCAGCTGTGCCTGTATCGCCCATTTCCGACTTGTACCAATCAATCtggcagcagcaaccgcaacAGACGGAGTTGcagaaccagcagcagcaccagccaCTTGGTTGCGGTGTAAGCAAGTTCAGCCAGCAGGGAACACCCAATGCCTACTTCGAGCAGGATGAATCGGAGCAGAGACGCCAGGAGCTGCGCAACCTCGTCCAGCATCTGTACGTGGCCCAGGCGAGGGTACAACTGGAGGCCACCGAGATCAGGAAGGCACAGTCGGTGGCCTCAGCGGCACAGGGGCAGCTTGAGGAGTCCGCCAACCATGTGCGCAGCATCACCGCCTCCTTGCACACGGCCCAGCAGGAAGTGGCTGCCTCGGCGATTCGGGCTCAGATTGCCCAACTGCAGTTGGCGGCCCATGATCAGCTGCTGTTCGCCGCTCGCCAGGATGTGGACGCGCTGTCCTCGCAAATGGTGGGTCTCCAGGCGGCGGAGGGCATCGTTCAGCCGAAACTCACCGTGGATCTGCATGCGCTTCTGGACAAGCTGAAGCAGCCATTGCAGCACTATGATCGGCCCACAGCCGTTCCCATGATTGCACCTAGCCCGCCGGGAACGGCAAGTCATCAGCAACAGCTGCtcttgcagcagcagcagcagatgggGCAGGTGCAAGGTCAGGAACAGGGCCAAGGACAGAGTCCAACCCAGGGCCAGGTGCCTGCGATTCCCTCAAATGGAGCTACTCCCAACGATTTCATCAGCTTGCCCAGGGTTCAGCACTATGCCAACTTGGATTACACTTAG